The following coding sequences lie in one Hydrogenophaga sp. PBL-H3 genomic window:
- a CDS encoding DUF3306 domain-containing protein — protein sequence MSTNDDDNFFSRWSRRKVQVRTGEPLPAEPSVKPAPAVVPVAVVAPAPVAAPAEPEPPPALTLEDVARLTPESDYSAFVAKSVSPDVRNAAVKKLFTDPHYNVMDGLDIYIDDYSQPSPLSKADMAKMVGAQFLKLVDDPNEPKPAASVYAEPQTEPPTEVAHAEPEAIEALPDDHNDTPVPETPDPHDDHADLQLQPDHGPEPEGSGRGPG from the coding sequence ATGTCCACGAACGACGACGACAACTTTTTCTCGCGCTGGTCGCGCCGCAAGGTGCAGGTGCGCACGGGCGAGCCGCTGCCCGCCGAGCCATCGGTCAAGCCCGCGCCCGCCGTGGTGCCCGTGGCGGTGGTTGCGCCAGCACCCGTGGCCGCACCGGCCGAACCCGAGCCACCGCCCGCGCTCACGTTGGAAGACGTGGCCCGACTCACGCCCGAATCCGACTATTCCGCCTTCGTGGCCAAGAGCGTGTCGCCCGATGTGCGCAATGCGGCGGTGAAGAAGCTCTTCACCGACCCGCACTACAACGTCATGGACGGGCTGGACATCTACATCGACGACTACTCCCAGCCGAGCCCGCTGTCGAAGGCCGACATGGCCAAGATGGTAGGTGCGCAATTCCTCAAACTGGTGGACGACCCGAACGAGCCGAAGCCGGCCGCCAGCGTGTACGCAGAGCCGCAGACCGAGCCACCCACCGAGGTGGCCCACGCCGAGCCAGAGGCCATTGAAGCCCTGCCCGACGACCACAACGACACACCCGTCCCCGAGACACCGGACCCCCACGATGACCACGCTGATCTGCAATTGCAACCAGACCATGGCCCTGAACCCGAAGGTTCTGGGCGAGGCCCTGGATGA
- a CDS encoding DUF3305 domain-containing protein, producing the protein MNNPHTPAPTRSRPAIEVDVVMRREPVSGPMSRWQPFRWVLADVLLRGSPEETEPEGDEHDHEPQAVEPVDASEDGGSTTHWLFPRFRVMLFRDDAEGYFLNLNSPQPCFWVFWRADEARLLDGEPMAVPQIVTLSYHDAGRWLDAQERVDQVPAAPEVVDWMRGFVDATYQPEPKRRQRPQSFQPLTDRFGQPVRISTDKPRGGGQAPGQ; encoded by the coding sequence ATGAACAACCCCCATACCCCTGCCCCCACCCGCAGTCGGCCCGCCATCGAGGTCGATGTGGTGATGCGGCGCGAGCCGGTGAGCGGCCCCATGAGCCGCTGGCAACCGTTTCGCTGGGTGCTGGCCGACGTGTTGTTGCGCGGCAGCCCCGAGGAGACCGAGCCCGAGGGTGACGAGCACGACCACGAGCCGCAGGCGGTGGAGCCGGTCGATGCTTCCGAGGACGGTGGTTCAACCACCCACTGGCTGTTCCCGCGTTTTCGCGTAATGCTGTTCCGCGACGATGCCGAAGGCTATTTCCTCAACCTCAACAGCCCGCAGCCGTGCTTCTGGGTGTTCTGGCGCGCTGACGAAGCCCGCCTGCTCGACGGTGAACCCATGGCCGTGCCTCAGATCGTCACGCTGAGTTACCACGACGCCGGCCGCTGGCTGGATGCGCAGGAACGTGTGGACCAGGTGCCCGCCGCGCCCGAGGTGGTGGACTGGATGCGCGGCTTTGTGGACGCCACCTACCAGCCCGAACCCAAGCGCCGTCAGCGCCCGCAAAGTTTTCAGCCGCTGACCGACCGCTTCGGACAGCCGGTGCGCATCAGCACCGACAAGCCGCGCGGCGGTGGCCAGGCGCCAGGACAGTGA